In Elgaria multicarinata webbii isolate HBS135686 ecotype San Diego chromosome 15, rElgMul1.1.pri, whole genome shotgun sequence, one genomic interval encodes:
- the LPAR4 gene encoding lysophosphatidic acid receptor 4: MSSVRRTGLPDFQCVDSASFGFAERGAGMGNHSNNHTCVTDDSFKYNLYGAVYSIVFILGLITNCASLFVFCFRIKMRSETTIFMTNLAVSDLLFVFTLPFKIFYNFNRHWPFGDPLCRISGTAFLTNIYGSMLFLTCISVDRFLAIVYPFRSRTVRTRRNSAIACAGVWILVLSGGISASLFSTTNMTDTSTTCFEGFSKRIWKTYLSKITIFIEVVGFIIPLMLNLTCSSLVLRTLRKPATLSQIGTNKEKVLKMIVVHVAIFVVCFVPYNSILFLYALVRSQAIANCSLERFARTLYPITLCIATLNCCFDPFIYYFTSESFQKSFYIIPHLKSDSLFKTETPLTKVALPMIQEEVSDQAITNGGDLTSESHF; this comes from the coding sequence ATGTCCTCCGTAAGGAGAACAGGCCTTCCTGACTTTCAATGCGTGGATTCCGCTTCCTTTGGCTTTGCAGAGCGTGGCGCTGGCATGGGAAACCACAGCAACAACCATACCTGCGTGACGGACGACTCCTTCAAGTACAACCTCTACGGAGCCGTCTACAGCATCGTGTTCATCCTGGGCTTGATCACCAACTGCGCCTCTCTGTTCGTCTTCTGCTTCCGCATCAAAATGCGGAGCGAGACCACCATTTTCATGACGAACCTCGCCGTCTCTGACCTGCTCTTCGTCTTCACTCTCCCGTTCAAGATCTTCTACAACTTCAACCGGCACTGGCCGTTCGGGGACCCTTTGTGCAGGATTTCGGGGACAGCCTTCCTGACCAACATTTACGGGAGCATGCTGTTCTTGACTTGCATCAGTGTCGACCGCTTCCTCGCCATCGTCTACCCCTTCCGATCTCGCACTGTCCGGACGAGGCGGAACTCGGCCATCGCGTGCGCGGGAGTCTGGATCCTGGTCCTCAGCGGGGGGATCTCGGCCTCCTTGTTTTCCACCACCAACATGACCGACACTAGCACGACGTGCTTTGAAGGCTTTTCCAAAAGAATATGGAAAACCTACCTCTCCAAGATTACAATATTTATTGAAGTAGTGGGCTTTATCATCCCCCTTATGCTAAACCTGACGTGTTCGTCGCTGGTGCTGAGGACTCTCCGGAAACCCGCCACCCTCTCCCAGATTGGCACAAACAAGGAGAAAGTGCTCAAGATGATTGTTGTCCATGTGGCCATCTTTGTGGTGTGCTTCGTCCCCTACAACTCCATCCTTTTCCTGTATGCTCTCGTACGCTCCCAGGCCATCGCGAACTGCTCCTTGGAGAGGTTTGCGAGGACTCTCTACCCGATCACGTTGTGCATTGCCACCCTCAACTGCTGCTTCGATCCATTCATCTACTACTTCACCTCGGAATCCTTCCAGAAATCTTTCTACATAATCCCCCACCTCAAAAGTGACTCTCTTTTCAAAACCGAAACTCCCCTAACAAAGGTCGCCCTGCCAATGATACAGGAGGAGGTGAGTGACCAGGCCATTACAAATGGGGGGGATCTCACATCGGAATCACATTTTTGA